A window of Vigna unguiculata cultivar IT97K-499-35 chromosome 4, ASM411807v1, whole genome shotgun sequence contains these coding sequences:
- the LOC114182440 gene encoding uncharacterized protein LOC114182440, with translation MDNITASEVAGLAVGALLFSATLAATKVDAFFSSSQRSSLGMCKRCGNLRRLACSTCKGTGSIREGGLFGMKPVEDLFETIDNSESKVKQIACVKCQAKGYFSCPNCSEL, from the exons ATGGATAACATTACAGCAAGTGAAGTAGCTGGCTTGGCAGTGGGTGCTCTCCTCTTCTCTGCCACCCTTGCTGCCACCAAAGTCGATGcgttcttttcttcttctcaacGCAG TTCATTGGGGATGTGCAAGCGATGTGGCAACCTGAGGAGATTGGCTTGTTCCACCTGCAAAGGAACAGGGTCTATTAGAGAAGGGGGATTATTTGGTATGAAGCCTGTTGAGGATTTGTTTGAAACAATTGATAACAGTGAATCAAAGGTGAAGCAGATAGCATGTGTAAAATGTCAAGCCAAAGGTTATTTTTCATGTCCTAATTGTTCTGAACTATAA
- the LOC114180434 gene encoding uncharacterized protein At4g26485-like: MGDKRINHYRSSHEILLVGEGDFSFSLCLARAFGTAINMVATSLDSRASLRKKYGSALKNLKELKDLGCTIVHGVDVHTMLEHPLLEDLYFDRIVFNFPHAGFTYRESDDRQIKLHRDLVRGFLCNAKFMLKKGAEIHITHKTAHPFSKWNIKGLAKRQSLLLVEEDEFYLHLYPGYSNKKGDGRNSDESFPIGECSTFMFMSYFDRPLQNHAIEKTFWYDLPV; encoded by the exons AtgggagataaaagaataaatcacTATCGTAGTTCTCACGAGATTTTGTTAGTGGGAGAAGGAGATTTCTCATTCTCACTATGTTTGGCTAGGGCATTTGGCACAGCCATAAACATGGTTGCTACCTCTCTAGATTCTAGAG CATCTTTAAGGAAGAAATATGGAAGTGCATTGAAGAACTTGAAAGAACTTAAAGATCTTGGATGTACCATTGTGCATGGAGTTGATGTGCACACAATGTTGGAACACCCACTTCTCGAAGATCTTTATTTTGATcgtatagtttttaattttcctcATGCTGGTTTCACTTATCGTGAAAGTGATGACCGTCAAATTAA GCTACATAGGGATTTAGTGCGTGGATTTTTGTGCAATGCTAAATTCATGCTTAAAAAAGGAGCAGAAATTCACATTACTCACAAGACAGCACACCCTTTCAGTAAATGGAATATCAAAGGGTTGGCTAAACGTCAGAGTTTGTTGTTGGTGGAAGAAGATGAGTTTTATCTGCATCTTTACCCTGGTTACAGTAACAAGAAAGGAGATGGACGTAACAGTGATGAAAGTTTCCCCATTGGAGAGTGCAGCACGTTCATGTTCATGAGTTATTTTGATCGTCCATTACAAAATCATGCTATTGAAAAGACTTTTTGGTATGACTTGCCAGTATGA
- the LOC114180435 gene encoding uncharacterized protein At4g26485-like yields the protein MIKYAKASQNLNELENLGCTIVNEVDARTMAQHPLLQHLKFDRVVYNFPHAGFRGRESDYFQIELHRNVVRGFLQNAKRMLTICGEIHTTHKTKHPYNMWNIKLLGSWEDLELVGEVEFKQNLYPGNKNKRGDGCKNVIKVFLLESAVPSSSH from the exons ATGATTAAGTATGCAAAGGCATCACAAAACTTGAATGAACTTGAGAATCTTGGTTGTACCATTGTGAATGAAGTTGATGCACGTACAATGGCCCAACACCCACTTCTGCAACATTTAAAGTTTGATCGCGTAGTTTATAATTTTCCTCATGCTGGTTTCCGTGGTCGTGAAAGCGATTACTTCCAGATTGA GCTTCACAGGAACGTAGTGAGAGGATTTCTGCAGAATGCTAAACGTATGCTTACTATTTGTGGGGAAATCCATACTACTCACAAGACAAAACATCCTTATAATATGTGGAATATCAAGTTGTTGGGAAGTTGGGAGGACTTGGAGCTTGTTGGAGAAGTAGAATTCAAACAAAATCTTTATCCTGGTAACAAGAACAAGAGAGGAGATGGTTGTAAAAATGTGATCAAAGTTTTCTTGTTGGAGAGTGCAGTACCTTCAAGTTCTCATTAA
- the LOC114180436 gene encoding uncharacterized protein At4g26485-like — translation MDYNWYHDILLVGEGDFSFSLSLATAFGTAENMVATSLDSRVSLTMKYAKAAQNLNELENLGCTIVNEVDAHKMAQHPLLQYRKFDCIIYNFPHAGFHGRESDAYQIQLHKNLVRGFLKNAKLMLRNGGEIHITHKTKHPYTLWDIKLLGNEEGLFCVEEVDFNQALYPGYSNKRGSGSSCDQSFIVGQCSTFKFIADFYL, via the exons ATGGATTATAATTGGTATCATGATATTCTGCTAGTGGGAGAGGGAGATTTTTCATTCTCACTAAGTTTAGCTACGGCATTTGGCACGGCCGAAAACATGGTTGCTACCTCTTTGGATTCCAGAG TGTCTTTGACGATGAAGTATGCAAAGGCAGCACAAAACTTGAATGAACTTGAGAATCTTGGTTGCACCATTGTGAATGAAGTTGATGCACACAAAATGGCCCAACACCCACTTCTGCAATATCGAAAGTTTGATTGCATAATTTATAACTTTCCTCATGCTGGTTTTCATGGTCGTGAAAGTGATGCTTATCAAATCCA GCTTCACAAGAACTTAGTGAGAGGATTTCTGAAAAATGCTAAACTTATGCTCCGTAATGGTGGTGAAATCCATATTACTCACAAGACAAAGCACCCTTACACACTGTGGGATATCAAGTTGTTGGGAAATGAGGAGGGTTTGTTTTGTGTTGAAGAAGTGGATTTTAATCAAGCTCTTTATCCTGGTTACAGTAACAAGAGAGGATCTGGTTCGTCATGTGATCAAAGTTTTATTGTTGGACAATGCAGTACCTTCAAGTTCATCGCTGATTTTTATCTCTAA